In a single window of the Tetrapisispora phaffii CBS 4417 chromosome 11, complete genome genome:
- the JAC1 gene encoding J-type chaperone JAC1 (similar to Saccharomyces cerevisiae JAC1 (YGL018C); ancestral locus Anc_4.103) — protein MFSVSSKVLCRSRLRRALQSRSMSNYFKLFPKTFPSQKPEWAVDTKSLRKEYRSLQAKFHPDANISTPEVGETSSSSDQSSLLNIAYDTLKTPLLRSQYILGSFFDTNLQQEAVANKFLNGDSNILLKILEIHENIEDCQDAEEIEELNNANKSRIENVEKELDSLYGRLFNGQEHIVRDTELMDIIAKKTVELKYWINLSKAIKEWEPDADNSNITINH, from the coding sequence ATGTTCAGTGTTTCTAGTAAAGTTCTATGCCGTTCACGTTTGAGACGTGCTCTGCAGAGCAGGTCGATGAGTAACTATTTCAAACTGTTTCCAAAAACATTCCCTTCACAGAAACCGGAGTGGGCTGTCGATACAAAGAGTCTGCGGAAGGAGTACCGATCGCTACAGGCAAAGTTCCATCCTGATGCCAATATCTCCACGCCAGAGGTTGGGGAGACTTCATCTTCCTCAGATCAATCTTCTCTACTGAATATTGCTTATGACACTTTAAAGACCCCTTTACTAAGGTCACAGTATATTTTAGGTTCTTTCTTCGATACCAACTTGCAACAAGAAGCTGTTGCAAATAAATTCTTGAATGGCGACTCGAATATCTTGTTGAAGATATTAGAGATACATGAGAACATTGAAGATTGCCAGGACGCTGAAGAGATAgaagaattgaataatGCGAATAAGTCAAGGATCGAAAATGTGGAGAAAGAACTGGATTCACTCTACGGTAGATTGTTTAATGGTCAAGAGCATATAGTTAGGGATACAGAGCTTATGGACATTATTGCTAAAAAGACAGTGGAATTGAAATACTGGATTAATCTTTCAAAGGCAATCAAAGAATGGGAACCAGATGCAGATAATTCGAATATTACAATCAACCATTAA
- the CKB1 gene encoding casein kinase 2 regulatory subunit CKB1 (similar to Saccharomyces cerevisiae CKB1 (YGL019W); ancestral locus Anc_4.102): MSKEYVADNSHLDSSEEESGTYDEWIPSFCSRFGHEYFCQVPTDFIEDDFNMTSLAQEIPHYRKALDLILDLEPVSDDDSFENNTKHNDNSNNKSNNNDSNDKDINNSSANIVNKSILEHSAEQLYGLIHARFILTKHGLQAMAEKFDHKEFGTCPRYYCGGMQLLPCGLSDTIGKHTVRLYCPSCQDIYLPQSSRHLSLEGAYWGTSFPGIFLKHFKELEDYVEKKNKETYELKVFGFKISAYSISGPRMKWLRQYPSTEEEWKEFEKCEFEIPEDLY, translated from the coding sequence ATGTCTAAGGAATACGTTGCTGATAACTCGCATTTGGATTCTTCTGAGGAAGAAAGCGGTACGTATGACGAATGGATTCCTTCGTTTTGCTCTCGTTTTGGCCACGAGTACTTCTGTCAAGTTCCAACtgattttattgaagaTGATTTCAATATGACATCGTTAGCGCAAGAAATTCCACATTATAGAAAAGCGTTGGACCTAATATTAGATTTAGAACCTGTGAGTGACGATGACAGTTTTGAGAATAACACCAAACATAATGACAACAGTAATAACAAAAgcaataataatgacaGTAATGATAAAGATATCAATAATTCAAGTGctaatattgtaaataagAGTATATTGGAACATTCTGCAGAACAGCTTTATGGGCTGATACATGCGAGATTCATATTGACGAAGCATGGTCTACAAGCTATGGCTGAGAAGTTTGATCACAAGGAATTTGGTACTTGTCCAAGATATTACTGTGGCGGTATGCAATTGTTGCCTTGTGGTTTAAGTGATACAATCGGCAAACATACTGTAAGGTTGTATTGTCCAAGCTGCCAAGACATTTACTTACCTCAATCATCGCGTCACTTAAGTTTAGAAGGTGCGTACTGGGGAACTAGTTTCCCTGGTATTTTTTTGAAGcattttaaagaattagaagattACGTtgagaagaaaaataaagaaacttATGAGTTGAAAGTGTTCGGTTTCAAAATAAGTGCCTATTCCATTTCAGGACCAAGAATGAAATGGTTGAGGCAATACCCATCGACCGAGGAAGAGTGGAAAGAATTTGAGAAGTGTGAATTCGAAATACCAGAGGATCTATATTAG
- the GET1 gene encoding GET complex subunit GET1 (similar to Saccharomyces cerevisiae GET1 (YGL020C); ancestral locus Anc_4.101): protein MHWVVIFALLFVSINKFLQYTSNYHERWVSKLSLVKEIRDLAENLRKLIKERKAIYEENRAVSAQDNYARWTKNNRKISKLDKDIEQSKAALKNASSKQEHLLKRVKLIALTLPFLALKLLKGKTIVYDLPANDMFPMIMNGILTKGLLYIPLLPLNIVRGVDPNKDLVTAGVSLSVWLMGFTKVIDTVEFIINQLFLMPAVPEPKHEKNTTKEKELEPKEIEELKTTEAELD from the coding sequence ATGCATTGGGTGGTTATATTCGctcttctttttgtttcGATCAACAAATTCCTACAATACACCAGTAATTATCATGAAAGATGGGTTTCAAAGTTGTCGCTAGTCAAAGAGATTAGGGATTTGGCTGAAAATCTTAGAAAGTTGATCAAAGAACGTAAAGCTATTTACGAAGAGAACAGAGCCGTTTCTGCTCAGGACAATTACGCCCGCTGGACAAAGAATAACAGAAAGATATCCAAGCTTGATAAGGATATAGAACAATCCAAGGCAGCTTTGAAGAATGCTTCTTCGAAGCAAGAACACTTGTTGAAGAGAGTGAAATTAATTGCTTTGACGTTACCATTTCTAGcattgaaattgttaaagGGTAAAACCATTGTTTACGACCTACCTGCTAATGACATGTTTCCTATGATAATGAACGGGATTTTGACAAAGGGTTTATTGTACATTCCATTATTGCCATTAAATATAGTTAGAGGCGTAGATCCAAACAAGGATTTGGTGACTGCTGGTGTTTCATTATCCGTCTGGTTAATGGGGTTCACAAAGGTCATTGACACAGttgaatttataattaacCAATTGTTTCTCATGCCAGCTGTGCCTGAACCAAAACATGAAAAGAATACCACAAAGGAGAAAGAACTGGAACCCAAAGAgattgaagaattgaaaacaaCAGAAGCTGAACTAgattaa